A single genomic interval of Spirosoma taeanense harbors:
- a CDS encoding leucyl aminopeptidase family protein codes for MIISLQTHSSPADVLIIPVAQTDGLLEQLARLADSVGLPTRVLQADFKAEPNELFSQYQPDGSRVFLLGLGKEPGSLDWLRTFRKLFFTQKTKLPLAVTIDLTGFAGAVAESVVLGVLGGGYDLRLYQTDKTDLSAFYAEEGRLTVLTTPAEQETAQAALMRGEVLAQTQRQMLDLMNAPANYKNPQTLADWALTSGQAHGYKVTVLDADALAEQGLGALLSVARGSEVAPVLIIAEYTPQPDDPSAQPAWPRVGLVGKGVTFDTGGISIKTSANMHLMKSDMGGGAAVLGTIEVAARLKLPVHLIGIVPATENSVDGRSTKPGDVVTAYSGKTIEIIDTDAEGRVILADGLGYMIRNFQPDVLIDLATLTGSVIAALGYHAAGLFTQNDELAAQLITAANETGERLWRMPLWDAYKEDIKSDVADVKNFSGKPLAGSISAAKFLEVFAEGHPAWAHLDIAGMAFADTEFGQQKNATGFGIRLLVDYLRRLSAKHSETKSGY; via the coding sequence ATGATTATTTCACTGCAAACGCATTCGAGTCCGGCCGATGTGCTGATTATTCCGGTTGCTCAAACGGATGGCTTACTGGAGCAGTTGGCTCGCCTGGCCGATTCCGTTGGCCTGCCCACGCGGGTACTTCAGGCTGATTTTAAAGCCGAGCCCAACGAACTGTTTTCTCAGTATCAACCCGATGGCAGCCGGGTCTTTCTGCTCGGACTTGGTAAAGAACCGGGGTCGCTGGACTGGTTGCGGACGTTCCGAAAACTTTTCTTTACCCAGAAGACAAAATTGCCTCTTGCGGTAACTATCGACCTGACGGGCTTCGCCGGTGCGGTTGCAGAATCCGTCGTGCTGGGGGTGCTCGGGGGCGGCTACGACCTGCGGCTATACCAGACGGACAAGACTGACCTATCGGCTTTTTACGCCGAAGAAGGCAGGTTAACAGTGTTAACCACGCCTGCTGAGCAGGAAACGGCGCAGGCCGCTCTGATGCGGGGCGAGGTGCTGGCGCAGACGCAGCGGCAGATGCTGGATCTGATGAATGCTCCGGCCAATTACAAAAATCCGCAAACGCTGGCTGACTGGGCGCTGACGTCCGGACAGGCACATGGGTACAAGGTGACGGTACTGGATGCCGACGCCCTGGCTGAACAGGGTCTCGGCGCGCTGCTCAGCGTCGCGCGGGGCAGTGAAGTAGCCCCCGTATTAATCATTGCTGAGTATACACCCCAGCCGGACGACCCGTCAGCCCAGCCGGCATGGCCCAGGGTAGGGCTGGTGGGTAAGGGCGTTACCTTTGATACGGGTGGGATATCGATCAAGACCTCGGCGAACATGCACCTGATGAAAAGCGACATGGGGGGGGGCGCAGCCGTACTGGGCACCATTGAAGTGGCTGCCCGGCTGAAGCTGCCCGTTCATCTGATCGGGATCGTACCGGCCACGGAAAACAGCGTGGACGGTCGCTCGACCAAGCCCGGCGACGTCGTGACGGCCTACAGTGGCAAAACCATCGAGATCATTGACACCGACGCCGAGGGGCGGGTGATTCTGGCCGACGGACTGGGCTACATGATCCGAAACTTTCAGCCCGACGTGCTGATCGATCTGGCTACGCTGACGGGGAGCGTTATTGCCGCCCTGGGCTACCATGCCGCCGGCTTATTCACCCAGAACGATGAGCTGGCCGCGCAGCTCATAACCGCTGCCAACGAAACCGGCGAACGGCTCTGGCGGATGCCGCTCTGGGATGCGTATAAGGAGGATATAAAGTCCGACGTCGCCGACGTAAAAAATTTCAGCGGTAAACCCCTTGCCGGTTCAATCAGTGCGGCCAAGTTTCTGGAGGTTTTTGCCGAGGGGCATCCGGCCTGGGCGCATCTAGATATTGCCGGAATGGCCTTTGCCGATACGGAATTTGGCCAGCAGAAAAACGCAACCGGGTTCGGAATTCGGCTGCTAGTCGATTACCTGCGCCGGTTAAGCGCAAAACACTCCGAAACCAAGTCCGGTTATTAA
- a CDS encoding bifunctional folylpolyglutamate synthase/dihydrofolate synthase, with protein MQYPEAIDYLYSRLPVFHRIGPKALKPGLGNTLRLCEALGNPQHRFRSIHVAGTNGKGSTSHMLAAIYQSAGYRVGLYTSPHLKSFTERIRLNGQPIAEDEVAQFVVQHKDLIEAVEPSFFEVTVVLAFDFFARQSVDVAIIEVGLGGRLDSTNVITPIASVITNIGLDHTDILGETLPQIAREKAGIIKPGIPVIISETHPETADVFQEGAQAAKAPLVFADQESHVADEGLLKGVRRIRITRNNGQTNIIELDLTGAYQLKNVVGALTTVAVLQALLPVPEEAQLIGLRSVVRSTGLKGRFQTLQEFPRVIADTAHNQPGISALLTTIYSLPHANLRIVLGLVADKDRSKILGLLPPEAKYYFCQAQTPRSLPAEILQAEAAVLGRIGESFSDVNSALAAALQNSSPEDLILITGSNYIIAELTNL; from the coding sequence ATGCAGTACCCGGAAGCAATCGACTATCTATATAGTCGGCTCCCTGTTTTTCATCGTATTGGTCCCAAAGCCCTGAAGCCGGGCCTGGGCAATACACTCCGTTTGTGCGAAGCCCTGGGCAATCCCCAGCATCGGTTTCGCAGCATTCACGTCGCCGGAACGAACGGGAAAGGCAGCACGTCCCACATGCTGGCGGCCATCTACCAGTCAGCTGGGTACCGGGTGGGATTGTATACTTCTCCCCACCTCAAGTCGTTTACCGAGCGTATCCGGCTCAATGGGCAACCCATTGCCGAAGACGAGGTTGCTCAGTTTGTTGTTCAGCATAAAGATTTAATCGAAGCGGTTGAGCCGTCGTTTTTTGAAGTAACGGTAGTCCTGGCGTTCGATTTCTTTGCGCGCCAGTCCGTCGACGTCGCCATCATTGAGGTGGGACTGGGCGGGCGGCTGGACTCCACAAACGTAATTACCCCGATTGCATCGGTCATTACGAATATTGGGTTGGATCATACCGATATCCTGGGGGAGACACTGCCTCAGATTGCCCGAGAGAAAGCCGGGATTATCAAACCCGGTATTCCCGTAATCATTAGCGAAACCCATCCCGAAACGGCCGATGTTTTCCAGGAGGGAGCCCAGGCGGCCAAAGCGCCCCTGGTCTTTGCGGATCAGGAATCCCATGTTGCCGATGAGGGGTTACTAAAAGGGGTGCGTCGGATTCGGATTACCAGAAACAACGGACAGACGAATATCATTGAACTGGATCTGACGGGGGCTTACCAGCTGAAAAACGTTGTGGGAGCCTTAACCACAGTGGCTGTTTTACAAGCGCTCCTGCCCGTACCGGAAGAGGCACAGCTGATCGGCCTGCGGTCGGTGGTACGTTCAACGGGCTTAAAAGGCCGGTTCCAGACCCTGCAGGAATTTCCTCGCGTTATTGCCGACACCGCGCACAATCAACCGGGCATATCTGCTTTATTGACAACGATCTACTCGCTGCCTCATGCGAATTTACGGATAGTGCTCGGGCTAGTTGCCGATAAAGACCGGTCGAAGATTTTGGGCTTATTGCCTCCTGAGGCCAAGTATTACTTCTGTCAGGCCCAGACGCCCCGATCTTTACCCGCCGAAATACTGCAGGCAGAAGCCGCAGTTCTTGGCCGGATAGGAGAGAGTTTCTCCGATGTAAACTCCGCACTAGCGGCCGCTTTACAAAATTCATCGCCCGAAGACCTGATTCTGATTACGGGCAGTAATTACATCATTGCCGAATTAACTAATCTATAA
- the trmB gene encoding tRNA (guanosine(46)-N7)-methyltransferase TrmB — MTRRKQHHFLHNVESAHVIEVGKPQYKTIKGQWRTDYFKNNNPIVLELACGKGEYTIGLAQAFPDKNFIGVDIKGDRIARGSKVAQTLGLMNVGFLRTDINYLREFVAKDEVDEIWITFPDPQPRPKQEKHRLTHPRFLAVYKELLVPGGTLHLKTDNPELFSYSLEKIKECSFKDLHSTTDLYNSELNEIHLGIKTKYEQLFFSKGFTINYLQCKNG; from the coding sequence GTGACGCGTCGAAAACAGCATCACTTTCTGCATAATGTGGAAAGCGCCCATGTAATTGAAGTCGGTAAACCGCAGTATAAAACCATTAAGGGCCAGTGGCGAACAGACTATTTTAAGAACAATAACCCGATTGTACTCGAGCTCGCCTGTGGTAAAGGAGAGTACACAATTGGCCTGGCGCAGGCGTTTCCAGATAAGAATTTTATCGGGGTTGACATTAAGGGAGACCGGATCGCCCGGGGGTCTAAAGTAGCTCAGACATTGGGGTTAATGAACGTTGGCTTTCTTCGAACGGACATCAATTATTTACGGGAGTTTGTTGCCAAGGACGAAGTAGATGAAATCTGGATTACGTTTCCCGATCCTCAGCCACGCCCCAAACAAGAGAAGCACCGCCTGACCCATCCGCGCTTTCTGGCCGTATACAAGGAGTTGCTGGTACCGGGCGGTACGCTGCATTTGAAAACTGACAATCCGGAACTGTTCAGCTATAGTCTGGAAAAGATTAAGGAGTGTAGCTTTAAGGATTTACATTCGACAACTGATTTATATAATTCAGAGCTGAATGAAATTCACCTGGGTATCAAGACAAAATACGAACAACTCTTTTTCAGCAAGGGGTTTACAATTAACTATTTACAATGTAAAAACGGGTGA
- a CDS encoding tetratricopeptide repeat protein: MISFLFCVTVLYSCDQRTDEAAQFFLRGNVQLQKREYREAIRYYTEAIEKKPDFADAYNNRGLARFRNDDREGALADYSRAIQADPDFGAAYLNRAEVLLETGDAAGSLADLQRIATEYSDSTFYQTRLGDTFVRLNNPAQAQAAYDRAIQLNPSNVEALTNRGALFFNQKAYELARQDIERALQLNPRQDAALNNLSLLLARSGKYAEALTYVDRALAVQPGQPYYLNNKAYLLLELNRPAEALPLVQESLRRDAQNAWAHRTLGIYYLRQNQPTQALTAFRRAEQLDASVDQLYYYLGTAQQAAGNRTEACQAWRRGESAGDEQAANARKRHCQG, encoded by the coding sequence GTGATCTCTTTTCTTTTTTGTGTAACCGTTCTGTATAGCTGCGACCAGCGCACCGACGAAGCGGCCCAGTTTTTTCTGCGGGGAAATGTTCAGCTGCAGAAGCGCGAATACCGCGAAGCCATCCGGTATTATACGGAAGCCATCGAGAAGAAACCGGATTTTGCCGATGCCTACAATAACCGGGGGCTGGCCCGCTTCCGCAACGACGACCGGGAGGGAGCGCTGGCCGATTACAGTCGGGCCATCCAGGCCGATCCCGATTTTGGGGCGGCTTACCTGAACCGCGCCGAGGTGCTGCTCGAAACGGGTGATGCCGCCGGTAGCCTGGCGGACCTGCAGCGGATCGCAACCGAATACAGCGACTCCACGTTTTACCAGACCCGGCTGGGCGATACCTTTGTTCGACTGAATAATCCGGCGCAGGCACAGGCGGCCTATGACCGGGCCATCCAGCTAAATCCCAGCAACGTAGAGGCCTTGACGAACCGGGGGGCTTTATTCTTTAATCAGAAAGCCTATGAGCTGGCACGCCAGGATATTGAGCGGGCCCTGCAGCTTAATCCCCGGCAGGACGCGGCTCTGAACAACCTGAGCCTGCTGCTGGCCCGCTCGGGCAAGTATGCCGAAGCGCTGACGTATGTGGACCGGGCGTTGGCCGTGCAGCCGGGGCAGCCTTACTATCTGAACAACAAAGCGTATCTGTTGCTGGAACTGAACCGGCCAGCCGAAGCCCTGCCGCTGGTGCAGGAGTCCCTCCGGCGCGATGCGCAGAACGCCTGGGCACACCGGACGCTGGGTATCTATTACCTTCGCCAGAACCAGCCCACGCAGGCACTGACCGCGTTCCGGCGGGCCGAACAGCTGGATGCGTCCGTCGATCAGTTATATTATTATCTCGGAACCGCTCAGCAGGCCGCGGGTAATCGGACGGAGGCCTGCCAGGCCTGGCGTCGGGGTGAATCGGCCGGGGATGAGCAGGCGGCTAACGCCCGGAAGAGGCATTGTCAGGGCTGA
- the menD gene encoding 2-succinyl-5-enolpyruvyl-6-hydroxy-3-cyclohexene-1-carboxylic-acid synthase: MPILQPIVDLAEMLVQKGITDVLVSPGSRSAPLTLAVARHPRLRVRVMADERSAGFVALGLAQQSGRPVAVICTSGSAVYNLAPAVAEAFFQHIPLLLLTADRPHEWLHQQDGQTMDQIGVFGPQVKRSYDLPADYQHADARWFIERSVNEAIHLSQLAPAGPVHINVPLREPFYPAADESFQFGPVRVIETLSTQPTLSPDTWHTLLDEWDQTERILIAVGQLPRDPALSQLLRQISEEFSVPIVGEIVSNLAHNGQFITHTDTFLSGLSADRGRQLRPDLLITLGGSFLTRNLKTFFRAYPALRHWHIQPSIDRITDSFQSLTTLIPAESLAFLQKLFADLDYQRFLQGAEDEDAGAYLRQWQTADQQAARLIHQTLDAVNQPLTDWSAVQQVLDQLPENSILHLANSMPIRYANLCGLDERQGIQVSVNRGVSGIDGCLSTAVGAALATERIVTLLIGDVAFFYDRNALWSAPVPANLRIVLLNNDSGHIFRLIDGPGRQPELVTYFETPHGYTARNTASDARLVYEHCDSIETLTSLLPDFFQVSEQAKLIEITTDKLVNQRQFSTYKAALNVHYAESDQ, translated from the coding sequence ATGCCTATCCTGCAGCCTATTGTCGATCTGGCCGAGATGCTCGTTCAGAAAGGAATTACCGATGTTCTGGTTTCACCGGGGTCGCGCTCCGCTCCGCTGACGCTGGCCGTGGCGCGGCACCCCCGGCTGCGGGTGCGGGTCATGGCCGATGAACGGTCGGCGGGTTTTGTAGCGCTGGGGCTCGCTCAGCAAAGCGGGCGGCCGGTCGCGGTCATCTGTACGTCGGGCAGTGCCGTTTATAACCTCGCTCCGGCCGTCGCCGAAGCGTTTTTCCAGCATATACCGCTGCTGTTGCTGACCGCCGACCGGCCCCATGAGTGGCTTCACCAACAGGATGGACAAACGATGGACCAGATTGGGGTATTTGGCCCTCAGGTGAAACGCAGTTACGATCTGCCCGCTGACTACCAGCATGCCGACGCCCGCTGGTTCATTGAACGGTCGGTTAACGAAGCCATTCACCTGAGTCAACTAGCTCCGGCCGGGCCGGTACATATCAATGTTCCGCTGCGGGAGCCGTTTTACCCGGCCGCCGATGAGTCGTTTCAGTTTGGACCGGTTCGGGTGATTGAAACCTTATCGACCCAGCCAACGCTGTCTCCCGATACCTGGCATACCCTGCTCGACGAATGGGATCAGACCGAACGGATCCTGATTGCCGTTGGGCAACTCCCCCGCGATCCGGCGTTAAGCCAGCTATTACGTCAGATCAGCGAAGAGTTTAGCGTACCGATTGTGGGCGAGATCGTTAGTAATCTCGCCCACAATGGCCAGTTTATTACCCATACGGATACGTTCCTGTCGGGTTTATCCGCCGACCGGGGCCGGCAACTCCGACCCGATCTGCTGATTACGCTGGGCGGCTCGTTTCTGACCCGTAATCTAAAAACCTTTTTCCGAGCCTACCCAGCCCTGCGGCACTGGCACATTCAGCCGAGCATCGACCGGATTACCGATTCGTTTCAGAGCCTGACGACGCTCATTCCGGCCGAGTCACTGGCGTTCCTGCAAAAACTTTTCGCCGACCTCGATTACCAGCGATTTTTGCAGGGCGCCGAAGACGAAGATGCGGGAGCGTATCTGCGCCAGTGGCAGACTGCCGACCAGCAGGCCGCCCGGCTCATTCACCAGACTCTCGACGCGGTTAATCAACCCCTGACGGACTGGTCGGCCGTTCAGCAGGTGCTCGACCAGCTTCCAGAGAACTCCATCCTGCATCTGGCGAATAGTATGCCTATCCGTTACGCCAATCTCTGCGGCCTCGACGAACGGCAGGGCATTCAGGTTTCGGTAAACCGGGGTGTCAGCGGGATTGACGGCTGTCTGAGTACGGCCGTTGGAGCCGCCCTCGCTACCGAGCGAATCGTTACGCTGCTTATTGGGGATGTGGCTTTCTTCTACGACCGGAACGCCCTCTGGTCGGCCCCCGTTCCGGCTAACCTCCGGATCGTCCTGCTCAACAACGACAGCGGGCACATCTTCCGGCTCATTGACGGTCCCGGGCGACAACCCGAACTCGTAACGTATTTCGAAACTCCGCATGGGTATACGGCCCGCAATACCGCCAGCGACGCCCGGCTTGTGTATGAGCACTGCGATTCGATCGAAACGCTCACCTCGCTCCTCCCCGACTTTTTCCAGGTAAGCGAGCAGGCCAAGCTGATCGAGATAACCACGGATAAGCTGGTGAACCAACGGCAGTTTTCTACGTACAAAGCCGCCCTAAACGTGCATTACGCGGAAAGTGATCAGTAA
- a CDS encoding ATP-grasp domain-containing protein: MTSLTFLCIASYFKGQEFMRSCKALGNTVYLLTDHKLAHEPWPHEAIDEVFYLASPSNSTENLDRMVAGLAYAMRSRRIDRVVALDDFDVEKAALVRETFRIPGMGQTTARFFRDKLAMRMRASAEGIRVPAFSSLFHDESITQFLRSTEAPWLIKPRSEASATGIRKVHSLEEAWEVIHSLGDRRHEYLIEQFRPGRVYHVDSLSYEGRIVFTRASQYLATPMEVAHGGGVFRTMSLAPEAPEIAGLYAINQQVLDAFRMRHSASHSEYIQGDHDGELYFLETSSRVGGAHIAEMVEAATGVNLWREWARLENAVAREETYEPPVVDPQYAGLIVSLARQQWPDLASFTDPEIYWRMDREHHVGLIVRSEDPVRVRELLDAYMHRIYSEFHASAPVPESR, from the coding sequence ATGACTTCCCTGACGTTTTTATGCATTGCGTCCTATTTCAAGGGCCAGGAGTTTATGCGGTCCTGCAAAGCGCTGGGCAATACGGTCTATCTGCTGACCGATCATAAATTAGCTCATGAGCCCTGGCCGCATGAAGCGATCGATGAAGTTTTCTATCTGGCTTCGCCGAGCAATTCAACCGAGAATCTGGACCGGATGGTGGCGGGCCTTGCCTACGCGATGCGCTCGCGCCGGATCGACCGGGTCGTCGCCCTGGATGATTTTGACGTGGAAAAGGCGGCTCTCGTTCGGGAAACGTTCCGCATTCCCGGTATGGGCCAGACAACCGCCCGGTTTTTCCGTGACAAGCTAGCCATGCGGATGCGGGCGTCGGCGGAGGGGATTCGTGTGCCGGCCTTCAGTTCATTATTTCACGACGAAAGCATTACCCAGTTTCTGCGCAGTACGGAAGCTCCCTGGCTAATTAAACCCCGATCGGAGGCTTCGGCCACCGGCATCCGAAAGGTACACTCGCTCGAAGAGGCCTGGGAGGTCATCCATAGTCTGGGCGACCGGCGGCATGAATACCTGATCGAACAGTTCAGACCCGGGCGGGTATATCACGTGGATTCGCTGTCGTACGAGGGGCGTATTGTATTCACCCGCGCCAGTCAGTACCTGGCTACGCCCATGGAAGTGGCCCACGGGGGAGGGGTTTTCCGAACGATGAGCCTGGCACCGGAAGCGCCCGAAATAGCTGGTCTGTATGCCATCAACCAACAGGTGCTGGATGCTTTTCGGATGCGCCACAGCGCTTCGCACTCGGAGTATATCCAGGGCGATCACGACGGCGAACTGTATTTTCTGGAAACATCTTCCCGAGTGGGGGGCGCGCACATTGCCGAGATGGTCGAAGCCGCTACGGGAGTGAACCTCTGGCGTGAGTGGGCGCGTCTCGAAAACGCCGTTGCGCGCGAAGAAACCTACGAGCCGCCCGTTGTAGACCCTCAATATGCCGGACTGATTGTTTCGCTGGCGCGTCAGCAGTGGCCGGATCTAGCCAGCTTTACCGACCCGGAAATCTACTGGCGGATGGACCGTGAGCATCACGTTGGGCTGATTGTCCGCTCGGAGGACCCGGTCCGGGTCCGGGAACTGCTCGATGCGTACATGCACCGGATTTACTCGGAATTCCATGCGTCGGCGCCCGTACCCGAAAGCCGATAA
- a CDS encoding alpha/beta hydrolase yields MSSTLRFELTTPVIDDRPIFVAGNFCDWIPNSDLFRLESLGPGQYGLTLEGLTLPDVIEYKYTKGGWEQVELSVSGEGVPNRQVAVDAGLVQDYVAHWRWFGMPFNPELLPRIELLSAEFAAPQLGTARRIHVLLPHDYERTDKRYPVLYLHDGQNLFGEGAGYGTWAVDQKMALLAARGHHEVILVSIDHGYDERIREFTLHRTRAGKGKGQRYLDFIRRELKPVIDASLRTRPDAAHTGIGGSSLGGLISIYAGLMHPDVFGRLMVFSPSLWISPKIYFDAIQFQAPEPMKVYVYGGEQESGYMVPNIQRLNESLLKQPQSGQSVEVHLSVDPAGTHQEAHWAREFPKAVEWLFY; encoded by the coding sequence ATGTCATCAACGTTACGATTTGAATTAACTACGCCGGTCATTGACGACCGACCCATATTTGTTGCCGGAAATTTCTGCGACTGGATACCCAATTCAGACCTGTTTCGGCTTGAGTCGCTGGGGCCTGGTCAATATGGTCTGACGCTGGAGGGCCTTACGCTTCCCGATGTCATCGAGTATAAATACACTAAAGGCGGCTGGGAGCAGGTGGAACTGAGTGTGTCCGGCGAGGGGGTTCCGAACCGGCAGGTCGCCGTTGATGCGGGGCTGGTACAGGATTACGTTGCCCACTGGCGCTGGTTCGGCATGCCGTTTAATCCGGAACTGCTGCCCAGAATTGAACTGCTCAGCGCTGAGTTTGCCGCTCCCCAACTAGGTACTGCCCGCCGGATTCACGTGCTGCTGCCGCACGATTACGAGCGAACCGACAAACGCTATCCCGTGCTGTACCTGCACGACGGACAGAACCTGTTCGGTGAAGGCGCTGGCTACGGTACCTGGGCGGTAGACCAGAAAATGGCCCTGCTGGCGGCCCGGGGTCATCACGAGGTTATTTTAGTATCGATAGACCACGGTTACGATGAACGCATCCGCGAGTTTACCCTGCACCGGACCCGCGCCGGTAAAGGCAAAGGCCAGCGATACCTGGATTTTATCCGGCGCGAGCTTAAACCCGTGATTGACGCCAGCCTGCGGACCCGGCCCGACGCGGCCCATACGGGTATCGGCGGCAGTTCGCTCGGTGGCCTGATCAGTATCTATGCCGGACTGATGCACCCCGATGTGTTCGGCCGACTGATGGTGTTCTCGCCTTCGCTCTGGATTTCTCCGAAAATCTATTTCGATGCTATCCAGTTTCAGGCCCCCGAGCCCATGAAGGTTTATGTGTACGGGGGCGAACAGGAATCGGGTTATATGGTGCCGAATATTCAGCGGCTGAATGAGTCCCTGTTGAAACAGCCTCAGAGCGGCCAGTCCGTGGAAGTTCATTTATCCGTCGATCCGGCGGGTACCCATCAGGAAGCCCACTGGGCGCGCGAGTTTCCCAAGGCGGTTGAATGGTTGTTTTATTAA
- a CDS encoding carbon-nitrogen hydrolase family protein: protein MEFKKPKVGVVQATPALFDLDRSVEIVLAWIEKAAEAGCQLVLFPESFIPAYPRGLTFEAVVGRRTENGRAMWLDYWANSLEADSIQTRRISEAVRKAGMFVALGVTEREPVGGTLYCSLFYFAPDGRLLGRHRKLKPTGLERYIWGESDGSTLLGYDTDLGRIGGLICWENYMPLARTALYQQGIEIYLAPTADMRPSWQATMQHIALEGRCFVLASNQFVRKSDYPGRYQPDLTNEPAIMSRGGSVIMSPMGEVLAGPLWDEEGLLTAELDFEVLIKSKLDFDPVGHYARPDVFRLDVTNQPPFSQI, encoded by the coding sequence ATGGAATTCAAAAAGCCCAAAGTTGGGGTTGTGCAGGCCACCCCCGCGCTCTTTGATCTCGACCGAAGCGTTGAGATCGTTCTTGCCTGGATCGAAAAAGCCGCTGAGGCCGGTTGTCAGCTGGTGTTGTTTCCGGAATCGTTTATTCCGGCGTATCCCCGCGGCTTAACGTTTGAAGCGGTGGTCGGTCGTCGAACCGAAAACGGCCGGGCCATGTGGCTCGATTACTGGGCCAACAGTCTGGAAGCCGATTCGATACAGACGCGCCGGATCAGCGAAGCGGTCCGTAAAGCGGGGATGTTCGTGGCACTGGGCGTCACCGAACGCGAACCCGTCGGTGGAACGCTGTATTGTTCGTTGTTTTACTTCGCGCCGGATGGCCGTCTGCTGGGACGGCACCGCAAACTAAAGCCCACCGGTCTGGAGCGCTACATCTGGGGCGAAAGCGACGGGAGTACGCTGCTTGGCTACGATACGGATCTGGGACGGATCGGCGGGTTGATCTGCTGGGAAAACTATATGCCGCTGGCGCGAACGGCTTTATACCAGCAGGGGATCGAGATCTATCTGGCGCCCACGGCCGATATGCGTCCGTCCTGGCAGGCGACCATGCAGCATATCGCCCTGGAAGGACGCTGTTTTGTGCTGGCCAGCAACCAGTTCGTGCGGAAGAGCGATTATCCCGGGCGTTACCAGCCTGATCTGACCAACGAGCCGGCGATTATGAGCCGGGGCGGTAGCGTCATTATGTCACCTATGGGGGAGGTGCTGGCCGGACCCCTGTGGGATGAAGAAGGTTTACTGACGGCCGAACTCGATTTTGAGGTTCTGATAAAAAGTAAACTTGACTTCGATCCCGTTGGCCATTATGCCCGACCCGACGTGTTCCGGCTGGACGTAACGAATCAGCCGCCCTTTTCTCAAATTTAA
- the gap gene encoding type I glyceraldehyde-3-phosphate dehydrogenase: MEKIRVAINGFGRIGRLSFRRLLEKENIEIVAINDLTDNATLAHLLKYDSVHGKFSGEVLSDNESLTVNGKRINAYAERDPKNLPWQQLGIDVVLESTGRFVDEAGAGMHLQAGAKKVVISAPAKGNIPTVVLGVNDDTLTGDETIVSNASCTTNCLAPMAKVLDDVFGIEKGYMTTIHAYTADQNLQDAPHSDMRRARAAALSIVPTSTGAAKAVGLVLPQLKGKLDGNAMRVPTPDGSLTDLTVILKREASVEEINNAMKQASEANLSGYLEYCVDEIVSIDIIGNPHSCIFDSRLTTVNGNLAKVVGWYDNEYGYSSRVADLMTKLFK, translated from the coding sequence ATGGAAAAAATACGCGTTGCCATCAATGGCTTCGGACGGATCGGACGATTGTCGTTCAGACGGCTCCTCGAAAAAGAAAACATTGAGATCGTAGCGATAAACGATCTGACCGATAATGCGACACTGGCGCACTTACTAAAATATGACTCTGTGCACGGTAAATTCTCAGGTGAAGTTCTATCTGACAATGAAAGCCTGACGGTTAATGGAAAACGGATTAACGCCTACGCCGAACGCGATCCTAAGAACCTCCCCTGGCAACAGCTCGGTATTGACGTAGTCCTGGAGTCTACAGGCCGGTTCGTTGATGAAGCAGGAGCCGGTATGCACCTACAGGCAGGTGCTAAAAAAGTGGTTATCTCGGCACCAGCTAAGGGAAACATTCCTACAGTTGTGCTTGGTGTAAATGACGATACACTTACCGGGGACGAAACCATCGTTTCGAACGCGTCCTGTACCACCAACTGCCTTGCCCCAATGGCAAAAGTTCTCGACGATGTATTCGGTATCGAGAAAGGTTATATGACTACGATCCACGCCTATACGGCAGACCAGAATCTTCAGGATGCTCCGCACTCCGATATGCGCCGGGCTCGTGCTGCTGCCCTGTCGATCGTTCCAACATCGACGGGTGCTGCCAAAGCCGTTGGCTTAGTGTTACCCCAGTTGAAAGGCAAGCTCGATGGTAACGCCATGCGTGTTCCCACGCCGGACGGCTCATTAACCGACCTGACCGTTATTCTCAAGCGCGAAGCTTCCGTAGAGGAAATTAATAATGCCATGAAGCAGGCATCAGAAGCTAACCTGAGCGGTTACCTGGAGTATTGCGTAGATGAGATTGTTTCCATTGACATTATTGGCAATCCTCACTCCTGCATTTTTGATTCCCGATTGACAACTGTTAACGGAAATCTGGCGAAGGTAGTTGGCTGGTATGATAATGAGTATGGCTACTCAAGCCGCGTTGCGGACCTGATGACCAAACTGTTTAAATAA